GGTGGGTGTCGCGCTTGACCGCAGCGCGGGCGGCTTCTGTCCAGCCCTGTGCGCAACGGGCAGCTTCGGTCGCAGCCTCAGCGGTCGCCTGGTCGCCGGTCAGACGTGCGACTTCTGCGCAGCCATCTGCGAGCAGTCGCCGAAAGAGCCCGCCGCCGGTGCCTGCCTTCTCGATGAAGGCACCCAGGCTGAACAACAAGAGTCCGAGTTCGTCGTCGGGAAGTTCCGCCCAGGTCGCGATGTCGTCAGCGAACAGAGCAACCGCCTTCAGGCCTTCGGCACCGACCGCGGCTGTGGCGGGGCCGGCAATGCTGTGTTGTGACGGATCGCGCATGTTGCCGGCACACTGGATGAACGCGCCCGCGGCGGCTTCCTCGATGGCGGGCAGGGACGGCGGCCAGGTGATGCGGTACGTGCAGTGACGCGTGGGTTGTGGGAATGCCGTTGAGGACCGTGCCCGGGCCAAGGCGTCCAAAGGCACCTTCTGCACCTCGGCGCGGTCGTTGTCCACGACGTAGGCGAGTTGTTCGTCTTCGTCGTAGCCGATGACGACGATGTCGTGACGGCTCATCTGCAGCTGGACACGGAGGTACGGAAGTTCGGCGATGTCTCCCCAAATCAGGCTGGGTCGACCGGCGTCGAGTTCGTTACGGACCCACGACCATCCCTCGGCGGGATCGTCGGTGGTAAGGACCTGCACGACACCGCCCAGTCGCGTCGGTAGATCGATTTCGAAGTCAGCACCTCGCCCCACCAGGTACAGCGGGGGGAAGAGTTCGCTCGACCGGAGGAACGAGAGCCCTAGAGCGCCGCCGAGCGTGAAGACCAGGCCCTCATTGGGCGGTCCATCCCATCCCAGACCGTGCCAGTGCAGCAGATCGCGCATCGCACCGGAGCCGCAGTGTCCCCCCAGTCGATGGGGGTAGTCCTGGATGAAGGCATTGACGGGCATGTGGCGTCCTTCTCTTTGTGCTCTTCGTGCCGAATGGTTCTGGAGTTGGGGGTCAGTTGTTCCGAATGCGGTCGAGGTACGTCTGGCGGGCGACCATGTCGACGTCGTCGAGGAAGACCGAGTCCGTGCCCAGGACAGAGCCGAGCGCGGACGCCACCCGTCCGGGCACGAACTTCATCGCTGCGACCATGCCGCCGGCGAGGCGAGTGACCCGTACGAAGGGACGGGGATGCTCGATCAGCTCGGCTGTCGCGCGAGCAATCTCTTCGGGTTCGGCGTTGCGCAGCCCCTTGGCTCCGGCCGTGCCGGCGACGAGCTCGGTGTTGGTGAATGTCGGTCGCACGGTGGACAGTTGGATCCCGGACTTGCGGTACTCCTGCCGTGCTGCCTCGGTGAATCCGATGACTGCGAACTTGGTGGCGCAGTAGGTAGCCAGGCCAGGCACGGGCAGTTCCCCGGCCAGCGATGCGGTGTTGATGATGTGTCCGGCCCGCCGCGGCAGCATCCGCTGGAGGGCGAGCTTGGTCCCGAAGATCACTCCGAGGAGGTTGATCTCCACCTGTCGCCGGGTGACGGCGTCGTCCTCCTCGTGAGCGTGTCCGGTGGGCATGATGCCCGCGTTGTTGACCAGCACATCGAGGGGGCCAAGCTGTTCCTCGACCATGTCGAGGAACGCCCGGAACGAGTCGGGGTGGGTGACGTCGAGATGGCCCACAACAGAGATACCGAGCTCGTCCGCCGCTTTCTTGATACGGGCCTCGTCGATGTCGCCGATGGCAACGCGGTGGCCGCGTTCGGTCAGTTCCTTCGCCGTCTGGTAGCCGATGCCACGGGCTCCTCCAGTGATCGCGATCGTCTTGGCGGGGAAGGAAGTGGCGTGCGTCATCTGCGGTGCTCCTTGTTCTGGCCGAGGCGTTGACTCAGGCCGCGTCCGGCTGCTGCGCGCAGCATCTTCGCGGCGATGGCCGTACGCCAGGCGGAGTACGGGTACCACGTGAGCTCTCTTGCCCGGACTGGAAGTCGTGGCTCGGTGACCGCGCGGACGCGGCAGTACTTGTGCAGCCCGTCGGCTCCTCCGAGCCGGGCGCCCATCCCGGAGGCCTTCCAGCCACTGTGAGGCAACGTCATCGCGAAGAGGTTGCTGAAGACATCGTTGATGTTGACCGCGCCGACCTCCAGGCGCCGTGCAACACGGCGGGCGCGAGCACGATCACGAGTCCACACGGTCGCCGACAATCCGTACGTCGAGTCGTTGGCCAGTCGGATGGCCTCTTCTTCGTCGGCGACGCACATCACCGGGATCGTGGGTCCGAAGGTCTCCTCGGTCATGCAGGACATCGTGTGATCCACGTCGACAAGGACCGTTGGCGTGTAGTAGTTCCCGGCCGCACCCCGCTTGCCGCCGGCCACTACCTTCGCTCCCGCGGCCACCGCCTCGCTGACGTGGCGATCCGCGATGTCAACTTGTCTCGCGGTGACCATCGCACCAACATCGTTGCCGGCATCCGCCCCCTGGGTCAGGGACTGCACGCGCTGTGTCAGGCGGGCCACGAATTCCTCGTAGACCGCAGCAACGACATACACGCGTTCGACGGAGATGCAGACTTGCCCTGCGTTGAAAAGGCCACCCCAGGCGACGCCCTCGACCGCTCGAGCGAGATCGGCGTCCTCCAGCACGATCGCCGGATCCTTGCCGCCCAGCTCCAGACTCACCGGTTTCAACTGCTCAGCACAGCGGAGGGCGACCTGGCGCCCTGTCGCTGTCGAGCCCGTGAACTGGACGAAGTCGGCGGCATCCACCACTGCGGCACCAGTGTCGCCGGCTCCTGTGACATGTGCGAGAACGGGTGGCGCGCCGATCTCGCGCCAGCCGTCGATGACCCGCGCGCAGGTCAGCGGTGTCTCTTCTGAGGGCTTCGCCAGTACCGCGCAACCGGCAGCCAGTGCGGGGGCTGCGTCCATGAGGAACAGGGTGATCGGGAAGTTCCACGGGGTGATCAGACCGACGAGTGGGTAGGGCTGGTAGGTCTTGGACAGTCGTTTCGGCAGGCTGAGTAGACCCGCGGTCTTGACCCGTTCGTCGGCGAGGAACTCCTCGGCATGGTCGGCGTAGTAGGTGATGAACTCGCACGAGGCGGTCGTCTCTACGAGCGCGTCCGGACGAACCTTGCCTGTCTCGGCCTGCAGCAGGTCGGTGAGCTCATCGGAGTGCGTGAGGATCCAGTCGCGCCAGAGGCGCAGCCACTTGGAGCGCTGCCGCGGACCAGCCTCGGCCCATGCACGTTGGGCCAGCCGGAGCTGCGTGGCGCGGCGGTTCACAGCGTCACGGTCGTCAACGGACACGGTTCCCACCAGCTGACCGTCGGACGGGTTGCGCACCTCGAGTGCGCTATTTGAGGTCGTTGTGGTGGTCATTGATCCTCCTGAGGCGAAGTGGACCGGCGTGAGGATCCACCGGGTTTGACCTGGCTGGCGGGCTTTGCGGTGAAGGCGTCGTCGATCGCCTGCGGCGAGGCCTCGACCATCGATCCATAGGTGTTCCGAAGCTCGGTCAGGATCGCGGCCAGGGGAAGGTCGTCATAGACG
The sequence above is drawn from the Nocardioides albertanoniae genome and encodes:
- a CDS encoding aldehyde dehydrogenase family protein; its protein translation is MTTTTTSNSALEVRNPSDGQLVGTVSVDDRDAVNRRATQLRLAQRAWAEAGPRQRSKWLRLWRDWILTHSDELTDLLQAETGKVRPDALVETTASCEFITYYADHAEEFLADERVKTAGLLSLPKRLSKTYQPYPLVGLITPWNFPITLFLMDAAPALAAGCAVLAKPSEETPLTCARVIDGWREIGAPPVLAHVTGAGDTGAAVVDAADFVQFTGSTATGRQVALRCAEQLKPVSLELGGKDPAIVLEDADLARAVEGVAWGGLFNAGQVCISVERVYVVAAVYEEFVARLTQRVQSLTQGADAGNDVGAMVTARQVDIADRHVSEAVAAGAKVVAGGKRGAAGNYYTPTVLVDVDHTMSCMTEETFGPTIPVMCVADEEEAIRLANDSTYGLSATVWTRDRARARRVARRLEVGAVNINDVFSNLFAMTLPHSGWKASGMGARLGGADGLHKYCRVRAVTEPRLPVRARELTWYPYSAWRTAIAAKMLRAAAGRGLSQRLGQNKEHRR
- a CDS encoding SDR family oxidoreductase; its protein translation is MTHATSFPAKTIAITGGARGIGYQTAKELTERGHRVAIGDIDEARIKKAADELGISVVGHLDVTHPDSFRAFLDMVEEQLGPLDVLVNNAGIMPTGHAHEEDDAVTRRQVEINLLGVIFGTKLALQRMLPRRAGHIINTASLAGELPVPGLATYCATKFAVIGFTEAARQEYRKSGIQLSTVRPTFTNTELVAGTAGAKGLRNAEPEEIARATAELIEHPRPFVRVTRLAGGMVAAMKFVPGRVASALGSVLGTDSVFLDDVDMVARQTYLDRIRNN
- a CDS encoding BtrH N-terminal domain-containing protein, yielding MPVNAFIQDYPHRLGGHCGSGAMRDLLHWHGLGWDGPPNEGLVFTLGGALGLSFLRSSELFPPLYLVGRGADFEIDLPTRLGGVVQVLTTDDPAEGWSWVRNELDAGRPSLIWGDIAELPYLRVQLQMSRHDIVVIGYDEDEQLAYVVDNDRAEVQKVPLDALARARSSTAFPQPTRHCTYRITWPPSLPAIEEAAAGAFIQCAGNMRDPSQHSIAGPATAAVGAEGLKAVALFADDIATWAELPDDELGLLLFSLGAFIEKAGTGGGLFRRLLADGCAEVARLTGDQATAEAATEAARCAQGWTEAARAAVKRDTHPRSRIDDVVLIASRLPELELRLVESLESAATSLAAADG